A section of the Etheostoma cragini isolate CJK2018 chromosome 12, CSU_Ecrag_1.0, whole genome shotgun sequence genome encodes:
- the hhatla gene encoding hedgehog acyltransferase like, a isoform X1 produces the protein MGIKAALPRYELYLYTAVLAGALIWAGSWIAEASSENVNRKAFKESVKPGWHYFGRKMDVADFEWMMWFSTFRNHILFALTGHVIFAKIFTLLAPKIGIHGCKHRSLIFGVYGGLAVLITMGWTFMALVLSHCIILYSIALVKMKWLCFVAGLTTLASLKLEPYNSWQESLVTGSFDLQDILFYGGCGFSIMRCMSFALENCEKKDGNYTFSDLLRYNFYLPFFFFGPIMTFDRFHVQVNNTQLTRKDREMWNITTKALVHLGVILVVDVFFHYLYILTIPNDMKLVTKLSDWCLAGLAYSNLVYDWVKAAMMFGVINTVATLDHLDPPQPPKCITMLYVFAETHFDRGINDWLCKYVYDYIGGDHNQIFKELLATICTFAITTLWLGPCELVYIWSFFNCFGLNFELWVAKLFSLPPLSTIERVMGEAMSRRIRGLFNAANFWSIVLYNVLALNNLEFAKLVGKRLIFKGFPLSSLSVLLVTYCGVQLVKERERQQALLDDPEPVKPVDGGKEKAE, from the exons AGAATGTAAACAGAAAGGCCTTTAAAGAAAGTGTGAAACCAGGATGGCATTACTTTGGCAGGAAAATG GATGTCGCAGACTTCGAATGGATGATGTGGTTCTCTACATTCCGCAATCATATCCTTTTTGCTCTCACCGGTCACGTTATCTTTGCAAAAATATTCACCCTGCTCGCTCCAAAG ATTGGCATACATGGATGTAAG CACAGATCCTTGATCTTTGGTGTGTACGGTGGTTTGGCAGTCCTGATCACGATGGGCTGGACCTTCATGGCTCTGGTTCTGTCTCACTGCATCATACTCTACAGCATCGCCCTGGTAAAGATGAAATGGTTGTGCTTTGTGGCTGGCCTTACCACGCTGGCCTCCCTTAAGCTGGAGCCCTATAACTCCTGGCAG GAATCCTTGGTGACTGGCTCTTTTGACCTGCAAGACATCCTGTTCTATGGAGGCTGTGGCTTCAGCATCATGCGCTGTATGAGCTTTGCTTTAGAGAACTGCGAGAAAAAAGACGGAAACTACACATTCTCTGACCTGCTGAGATACAACTTCTAcctccccttcttcttctttggacCTATCATGACTTTCGACAGGTTTCATGTTCAG GTGAACAACACCCAGTTGACCCGCAAGGACAGGGAGATGTGGAACATCACCACCAAGGCTTTGGTGCATCTGGGAGTTATTCTTGTGGTGGACGTCTTCTTCCACTACCTCTACATTCTGACAATCCCCAATGACATGAAACTGGTCACCAAGCTTTCTGACTGGTGTTTGG CTGGTCTGGCTTATTCCAACCTGGTTTATGACTGGGTGAAAGCCGCCATGATGTTTGGTGTCATTAACACCGTGGCAACACTGGACCACCTTGACCCTCCTCAGCCTCCCAAGTGTATCACCATGCTCTATGTCTTCGCTGAGAC acaCTTTGACAGAGGCATCAATGACTGGCTGTGCAA GTATGTTTATGACTATATTGGCGGGGATCACAATCAAATCTTTAAGGAGCTCTTGGCAACCATCTGCACCTTTGCCATCACCACCTTGTGGCTGGGCCCGTGTGAGCTGGTTTACATCTGGTCCTTTTTCAACTGCTTTGGCCTCAACTTTGAGCTGTGGGTGGCCAAGCTCTTCTCCCTTCCACCATTGTCTACCATAGAG CGTGTGATGGGTGAAGCCATGTCACGCAGGATCCGGGGTTTGTTCAATGCTGCCAACTTCTGGAGCATTGTACTCTACAACGTTCTCGCCCTGAACAATTTGGAGTTTGCCAAACTGGTGGGAAAAAGACTGATTTTCAAAG GGTTTCCTCTGTCCTCCCTCTCAGTGTTACTTGTGACCTACTGTGGCGTGCAGCTGGTgaaggaaagggagagacaACAAGCACTGCTGGACGATCCGGAGCCAGTGAAGCCAGTAGATGGGGGCAAAGAAAAAGCAGAATAA
- the hhatla gene encoding hedgehog acyltransferase like, a isoform X4, which yields MDVRSLIFGVYGGLAVLITMGWTFMALVLSHCIILYSIALVKMKWLCFVAGLTTLASLKLEPYNSWQESLVTGSFDLQDILFYGGCGFSIMRCMSFALENCEKKDGNYTFSDLLRYNFYLPFFFFGPIMTFDRFHVQVNNTQLTRKDREMWNITTKALVHLGVILVVDVFFHYLYILTIPNDMKLVTKLSDWCLAGLAYSNLVYDWVKAAMMFGVINTVATLDHLDPPQPPKCITMLYVFAETHFDRGINDWLCKYVYDYIGGDHNQIFKELLATICTFAITTLWLGPCELVYIWSFFNCFGLNFELWVAKLFSLPPLSTIERVMGEAMSRRIRGLFNAANFWSIVLYNVLALNNLEFAKLVGKRLIFKGFPLSSLSVLLVTYCGVQLVKERERQQALLDDPEPVKPVDGGKEKAE from the exons ATGGATGTAAG ATCCTTGATCTTTGGTGTGTACGGTGGTTTGGCAGTCCTGATCACGATGGGCTGGACCTTCATGGCTCTGGTTCTGTCTCACTGCATCATACTCTACAGCATCGCCCTGGTAAAGATGAAATGGTTGTGCTTTGTGGCTGGCCTTACCACGCTGGCCTCCCTTAAGCTGGAGCCCTATAACTCCTGGCAG GAATCCTTGGTGACTGGCTCTTTTGACCTGCAAGACATCCTGTTCTATGGAGGCTGTGGCTTCAGCATCATGCGCTGTATGAGCTTTGCTTTAGAGAACTGCGAGAAAAAAGACGGAAACTACACATTCTCTGACCTGCTGAGATACAACTTCTAcctccccttcttcttctttggacCTATCATGACTTTCGACAGGTTTCATGTTCAG GTGAACAACACCCAGTTGACCCGCAAGGACAGGGAGATGTGGAACATCACCACCAAGGCTTTGGTGCATCTGGGAGTTATTCTTGTGGTGGACGTCTTCTTCCACTACCTCTACATTCTGACAATCCCCAATGACATGAAACTGGTCACCAAGCTTTCTGACTGGTGTTTGG CTGGTCTGGCTTATTCCAACCTGGTTTATGACTGGGTGAAAGCCGCCATGATGTTTGGTGTCATTAACACCGTGGCAACACTGGACCACCTTGACCCTCCTCAGCCTCCCAAGTGTATCACCATGCTCTATGTCTTCGCTGAGAC acaCTTTGACAGAGGCATCAATGACTGGCTGTGCAA GTATGTTTATGACTATATTGGCGGGGATCACAATCAAATCTTTAAGGAGCTCTTGGCAACCATCTGCACCTTTGCCATCACCACCTTGTGGCTGGGCCCGTGTGAGCTGGTTTACATCTGGTCCTTTTTCAACTGCTTTGGCCTCAACTTTGAGCTGTGGGTGGCCAAGCTCTTCTCCCTTCCACCATTGTCTACCATAGAG CGTGTGATGGGTGAAGCCATGTCACGCAGGATCCGGGGTTTGTTCAATGCTGCCAACTTCTGGAGCATTGTACTCTACAACGTTCTCGCCCTGAACAATTTGGAGTTTGCCAAACTGGTGGGAAAAAGACTGATTTTCAAAG GGTTTCCTCTGTCCTCCCTCTCAGTGTTACTTGTGACCTACTGTGGCGTGCAGCTGGTgaaggaaagggagagacaACAAGCACTGCTGGACGATCCGGAGCCAGTGAAGCCAGTAGATGGGGGCAAAGAAAAAGCAGAATAA
- the LOC117953788 gene encoding vasoactive intestinal polypeptide receptor-like: MLVTVSKSVCILLSCMLLELVFSVQSQMCDMVKEIAKEKDLCEAEIENKTTGCSGTWDKITCWPSAEVGELVTIPCPKYLFYFSRNVPRRNLSKTCTEDGWTAISLDSYIMDCGYNPNNTIDDNTSGKFFDAIKVGYTIGHSVSLISLTIAIIILFLFRKLHCTRNYIHMHLFVSFILKAVAVLLKDVVLYEVGETENCQSPVSCKAVVVFFQYGVMASYFWLLVEGLYLHTLLAVSFFPERKYFWWYILNGWGAPTVFISAWVITKAYLNHPGCWEIIDDIPWWIIKTPILVTILVNFFLFIWIIRILRQKMNCPDIGRKESNQYSRLAKSTLLLIPLFGINYIIFAFIPDHIHPQVRMVFDLILGSFQGFVVAVLYCFMNGEVQAEIKRKWRRWMLQRFLVADTKYQQPSIGSNGNNFSTQITMFTKCSPTTRRASECQEHLSAI, encoded by the exons GTGTTTTCAGTGCAGAGTCAGATGTGTGACATGGTGAAGGAAATAGCGAAGGAGAAGGACCTGTGCGAGGCTGAGATTGAGAACAAAACGACAG GTTGCAGTGGGACATGGGACAAGATCACCTGCTGGCCCAGTGCTGAGGTTGGCGAGCTGGTCACCATCCCTTGCCCCAAATATCTGTTCTACTTCTCCAGGAACGTTCCCAGAC GTAACCTGTCAAAGACCTGCACAGAGGATGGTTGGACCGCAATCAGCTTGGACTCCTACATAATGGACTGTGGTTACAATCCCAACAACACCATAGATGATAATACGTCG GGAAAATTCTTCGACGCCATCAAAGTGGGTTACACCATTGGTCACAGCGTGTCCCTCATCTCTCTGACGATCGCCATCATCATACTGTTTCTCTTTCG gAAGCTGCACTGCACAAGAAACTACATCCACATGCatctgtttgtgtctttcatACTGAAagctgttgctgttttattgaaGGATGTGGTTCTGTATGAAGTCGGGGAGACAGAAAATTGCCAGTCACCT GTTAGCTGCAAGGCAGTGGTGGTCTTCTTCCAGTACGGGGTCATGGCGAGTTACTTCTGGCTGCTGGTGGAGGGCCTCTATCTTCACACTCTGCTAGCTGTTTCCTTCTTCCCTGAGAGGAAGTACTTCTGGTGGTACATCCTAAATGGTTGGG GAGCTCCAACTGTCTTTATCTCAGCATGGGTGATTACAAAGGCTTATTTAAATCACCCTGG ATGCTGGGAGATAATTGACGACATCCCATGGTGGATCATCAAAACACCCATTTTAGTCACCATACTT GTGAACTTTTTCCTCTTTATCTGGATAATCCGGATTTTGCGGCAGAAGATGAATTGCCCCGACATCGGAAGAAAGGAATCCAATCAGTACTC GAGATTAGCTAAATCCACTCTACTGTTGATACCACTCTTTGGCATAAACTACATCATCTTTGCCTTTATCCCTGACCACATCCACCCACAAGTGAGGATGGTGTTCGACCTCATTCTGGGGTCATTTCAG GGTTTTGTCGTTGCAGTTTTGTACTGCTTCATGAATGGAGAG GTGCAGGCGGAGATTAAGCGTAAGTGGCGCAGATGGATGCTGCAGAGGTTCCTGGTGGCTGACACTAAGTACCAGCAGCCCTCCATAGGCAGCAATGGCAACAACTTCAGCACCCAGATCACCATGTTTACAAAATGCAGCCCTACAACACGCCGGGCCTCTGAGTGTCAGGAGCACCTCTCTGCCATCTGA
- the LOC117953786 gene encoding kelch-like protein 40a translates to MAALTIDPIEQPRMYQQTLLQDGLCDLLENDKFVDCVLKIQDEKFPCHRLVLAASSPFFKAMLLSDLEESKKREIVLKDVEPGVMGMILRYLYTSDINLTEQNVQDIFIVANMYQIPSIFSVCVSYLQEKLVLGNCLAIFRLGLLLDCPRLTLIAREFICERYHIVVRDPDFLQLGPSELAIIITSDALNIEREELVFESLMDWVRHDETNRVKDLPELLHCIRFRLIPVNYFKDKVECHQYLRANQDIKKELDLVKDAHRGCLPKPRKPSSDEAKKGEGSDDEDDEEEGYLPGILNNNPRFGMFELDLILMISVTGTVAYDPVGNECFVVSQSTEIPKNHCSLVTKENQVFVVGGLLYNEEDKDEPFSSYFLQFDPVSSEWLGMPSQPNPRCLFGLAEAENSIFVVGGKELKEGEHVLDSVIIYDRQSFKWGESDPLPYEVYGHGTVSHKGLVYVIGGKSQSKKCMRRVCVYNPTKFEWKDLAPLKTARSLFGITVHKDQIFVVTGVTDEGLTSSVEVYNIATNNWSEFTEFPQERSSLNLISMGGFLYAVGGFAMMPSETSEEPVPTEMTDIWRYDESDMCWNGILREISYAEGSTILSVRLNTLRLTKL, encoded by the exons ATGGCTGCCCTGACTATAGACCCGATAGAGCAGCCTCGGATGTACCAACAGACCCTGCTTCAGGACGGACTGTGTGACCTCTTAGAGAATGACAAGTTTGTGGACTGTGTACTCAAAATTCAGGACGAGAAGTTCCCCTGCCACCGCTTGGTTTTGGCCGCCAGCAGCCCTTTCTTCAAGGCCATGTTACTGTCTGACCTGGAGGAAAGCAAGAAGCGTGAGATTGTCCTCAAAGATGTAGAGCCAGGTGTTATGGGGATGATCCTGCGCTACTTGTACACCTCTGACATTAATCTAACAGAACAGAATGTCCAGGATATCTTCATTGTTGCAAACATGTACCAGATCCCCTCCAtcttctctgtatgtgtgtcctaCCTCCAAGAGAAGCTAGTGCTGGGAAACTGCTTGGCTATCTTCAGGTTGGGACTTCTGCTGGATTGTCCGAGGCTTACTTTGATTGCTAGAGAGTTCATCTGCGAACGCTACCACATCGTTGTCAGGGACCCAGACTTCCTGCAGCTGGGCCCGAGTGAACTGGCCATCATCATCACCTCTGACGCCCTAAACATTGAGCGGGAGGAGCTGGTGTTTGAATCTCTGATGGACTGGGTCAGACATGACGAGACAAATCGCGTTAAGGACCTGCCAGAGCTGTTGCACTGCATCCGTTTCAGGCTCATACCTGTGAATTACTTCAAAGACAAAGTAGAGTGTCACCAGTACCTTCGGGCCAACCAGGATATAAAGAAGGAGCTGGATCTTGTCAAGGATGCTCACAGGGGATGTCTACCAAAGCCCAGGAAGCCCAGCAGTGACGAGGCAAAGAAGGGAGAAGGAAGTGATGATGAGGACGATGAGGAGGAGGGGTACTTGCCTGGAATACTCAACAACAACCCTCGCTTTGGGATGTTTGAGCTGGATCTGATACTTATGATCAGTGTCACAGGGACTGTGGCCTATGACCCGGTAGGAAACGAATGCTTTGTGGTCTCACAGTCCACAGAAATTCCCAAGAACCACTGCAGCCTTGTGACCAAAGAGAACCAGGTGTTTGTTGTTGGAGGACTTCTCTACAACGAGGAGGACAAAGACGAACCATTCAGCTCTTACTTCCTGCAG TTTGACCCAGTGAGTTCAGAGTGGTTAGGGATGCCATCACAACCCAACCCTCGCTGTTTGTTTGGCCTGGCGGAAGCTGAAAACTCCATCTTTGTTGTTGGAGGAAAGGAACTAAAGGAAGGCGAGCATGTCCTGGACTCAGTCATCATCTATGACAGACA GTCATTCAAATGGGGAGAGTCTGACCCTCTGCCTTACGAAGTGTATGGCCATGGAACCGTGTCACACAAAGGTCTTGTCTACGTCATTGGAGGGAAGTCTCAAAGCAA GAAATGCATGAGAAGAGTCTGTGTCTACAACCCCACTAAGTTTGAGTGGAAGGACCTGGCTCCTCTGAAGACGGCCCGTTCCCTGTTTGGTATCACCGTTCACAAAGACCAGATCTTTGTAGTGACCGGGGTCACAGACGAAGGCCTCACCAGCTCTGTGGAGGTCTACAACATTGCCACCAACAA CTGGTCTGAGTTCACAGAGTTCCCTCAGGAGCGTAGCTCTCTCAATCTGATCTCGATGGGGGGTTTCCTGTACGCTGTGGGGGGCTTTGCCATGATGCCCAGTGAAACCAGTGAGGAGCCCGTCCCAACAGAGATGACTGACATCTGGAG ATATGATGAGTCAGACATGTGCTGGAACGGGATTTTGCGAGAGATCAGCTATGCAGAGGGATCCACTATTCTTTCAGTGCGTCTCAACACTCTGCGCCTCACCAAGTTATAA
- the hhatla gene encoding hedgehog acyltransferase like, a isoform X3 — translation MALLWQENGCRRLRMDDVVLYIPQSYPFCSHRSRYLCKNIHPARSKDWHTWISLIFGVYGGLAVLITMGWTFMALVLSHCIILYSIALVKMKWLCFVAGLTTLASLKLEPYNSWQESLVTGSFDLQDILFYGGCGFSIMRCMSFALENCEKKDGNYTFSDLLRYNFYLPFFFFGPIMTFDRFHVQVNNTQLTRKDREMWNITTKALVHLGVILVVDVFFHYLYILTIPNDMKLVTKLSDWCLAGLAYSNLVYDWVKAAMMFGVINTVATLDHLDPPQPPKCITMLYVFAETHFDRGINDWLCKYVYDYIGGDHNQIFKELLATICTFAITTLWLGPCELVYIWSFFNCFGLNFELWVAKLFSLPPLSTIERVMGEAMSRRIRGLFNAANFWSIVLYNVLALNNLEFAKLVGKRLIFKGFPLSSLSVLLVTYCGVQLVKERERQQALLDDPEPVKPVDGGKEKAE, via the exons ATGGCATTACTTTGGCAGGAAAATG GATGTCGCAGACTTCGAATGGATGATGTGGTTCTCTACATTCCGCAATCATATCCTTTTTGCTCTCACCGGTCACGTTATCTTTGCAAAAATATTCACCCTGCTCGCTCCAAAG ATTGGCATACATGGAT ATCCTTGATCTTTGGTGTGTACGGTGGTTTGGCAGTCCTGATCACGATGGGCTGGACCTTCATGGCTCTGGTTCTGTCTCACTGCATCATACTCTACAGCATCGCCCTGGTAAAGATGAAATGGTTGTGCTTTGTGGCTGGCCTTACCACGCTGGCCTCCCTTAAGCTGGAGCCCTATAACTCCTGGCAG GAATCCTTGGTGACTGGCTCTTTTGACCTGCAAGACATCCTGTTCTATGGAGGCTGTGGCTTCAGCATCATGCGCTGTATGAGCTTTGCTTTAGAGAACTGCGAGAAAAAAGACGGAAACTACACATTCTCTGACCTGCTGAGATACAACTTCTAcctccccttcttcttctttggacCTATCATGACTTTCGACAGGTTTCATGTTCAG GTGAACAACACCCAGTTGACCCGCAAGGACAGGGAGATGTGGAACATCACCACCAAGGCTTTGGTGCATCTGGGAGTTATTCTTGTGGTGGACGTCTTCTTCCACTACCTCTACATTCTGACAATCCCCAATGACATGAAACTGGTCACCAAGCTTTCTGACTGGTGTTTGG CTGGTCTGGCTTATTCCAACCTGGTTTATGACTGGGTGAAAGCCGCCATGATGTTTGGTGTCATTAACACCGTGGCAACACTGGACCACCTTGACCCTCCTCAGCCTCCCAAGTGTATCACCATGCTCTATGTCTTCGCTGAGAC acaCTTTGACAGAGGCATCAATGACTGGCTGTGCAA GTATGTTTATGACTATATTGGCGGGGATCACAATCAAATCTTTAAGGAGCTCTTGGCAACCATCTGCACCTTTGCCATCACCACCTTGTGGCTGGGCCCGTGTGAGCTGGTTTACATCTGGTCCTTTTTCAACTGCTTTGGCCTCAACTTTGAGCTGTGGGTGGCCAAGCTCTTCTCCCTTCCACCATTGTCTACCATAGAG CGTGTGATGGGTGAAGCCATGTCACGCAGGATCCGGGGTTTGTTCAATGCTGCCAACTTCTGGAGCATTGTACTCTACAACGTTCTCGCCCTGAACAATTTGGAGTTTGCCAAACTGGTGGGAAAAAGACTGATTTTCAAAG GGTTTCCTCTGTCCTCCCTCTCAGTGTTACTTGTGACCTACTGTGGCGTGCAGCTGGTgaaggaaagggagagacaACAAGCACTGCTGGACGATCCGGAGCCAGTGAAGCCAGTAGATGGGGGCAAAGAAAAAGCAGAATAA
- the hhatla gene encoding hedgehog acyltransferase like, a isoform X2, whose protein sequence is MGIKAALPRYELYLYTAVLAGALIWAGSWIAEASSENVNRKAFKESVKPGWHYFGRKMDVADFEWMMWFSTFRNHILFALTGHVIFAKIFTLLAPKHRSLIFGVYGGLAVLITMGWTFMALVLSHCIILYSIALVKMKWLCFVAGLTTLASLKLEPYNSWQESLVTGSFDLQDILFYGGCGFSIMRCMSFALENCEKKDGNYTFSDLLRYNFYLPFFFFGPIMTFDRFHVQVNNTQLTRKDREMWNITTKALVHLGVILVVDVFFHYLYILTIPNDMKLVTKLSDWCLAGLAYSNLVYDWVKAAMMFGVINTVATLDHLDPPQPPKCITMLYVFAETHFDRGINDWLCKYVYDYIGGDHNQIFKELLATICTFAITTLWLGPCELVYIWSFFNCFGLNFELWVAKLFSLPPLSTIERVMGEAMSRRIRGLFNAANFWSIVLYNVLALNNLEFAKLVGKRLIFKGFPLSSLSVLLVTYCGVQLVKERERQQALLDDPEPVKPVDGGKEKAE, encoded by the exons AGAATGTAAACAGAAAGGCCTTTAAAGAAAGTGTGAAACCAGGATGGCATTACTTTGGCAGGAAAATG GATGTCGCAGACTTCGAATGGATGATGTGGTTCTCTACATTCCGCAATCATATCCTTTTTGCTCTCACCGGTCACGTTATCTTTGCAAAAATATTCACCCTGCTCGCTCCAAAG CACAGATCCTTGATCTTTGGTGTGTACGGTGGTTTGGCAGTCCTGATCACGATGGGCTGGACCTTCATGGCTCTGGTTCTGTCTCACTGCATCATACTCTACAGCATCGCCCTGGTAAAGATGAAATGGTTGTGCTTTGTGGCTGGCCTTACCACGCTGGCCTCCCTTAAGCTGGAGCCCTATAACTCCTGGCAG GAATCCTTGGTGACTGGCTCTTTTGACCTGCAAGACATCCTGTTCTATGGAGGCTGTGGCTTCAGCATCATGCGCTGTATGAGCTTTGCTTTAGAGAACTGCGAGAAAAAAGACGGAAACTACACATTCTCTGACCTGCTGAGATACAACTTCTAcctccccttcttcttctttggacCTATCATGACTTTCGACAGGTTTCATGTTCAG GTGAACAACACCCAGTTGACCCGCAAGGACAGGGAGATGTGGAACATCACCACCAAGGCTTTGGTGCATCTGGGAGTTATTCTTGTGGTGGACGTCTTCTTCCACTACCTCTACATTCTGACAATCCCCAATGACATGAAACTGGTCACCAAGCTTTCTGACTGGTGTTTGG CTGGTCTGGCTTATTCCAACCTGGTTTATGACTGGGTGAAAGCCGCCATGATGTTTGGTGTCATTAACACCGTGGCAACACTGGACCACCTTGACCCTCCTCAGCCTCCCAAGTGTATCACCATGCTCTATGTCTTCGCTGAGAC acaCTTTGACAGAGGCATCAATGACTGGCTGTGCAA GTATGTTTATGACTATATTGGCGGGGATCACAATCAAATCTTTAAGGAGCTCTTGGCAACCATCTGCACCTTTGCCATCACCACCTTGTGGCTGGGCCCGTGTGAGCTGGTTTACATCTGGTCCTTTTTCAACTGCTTTGGCCTCAACTTTGAGCTGTGGGTGGCCAAGCTCTTCTCCCTTCCACCATTGTCTACCATAGAG CGTGTGATGGGTGAAGCCATGTCACGCAGGATCCGGGGTTTGTTCAATGCTGCCAACTTCTGGAGCATTGTACTCTACAACGTTCTCGCCCTGAACAATTTGGAGTTTGCCAAACTGGTGGGAAAAAGACTGATTTTCAAAG GGTTTCCTCTGTCCTCCCTCTCAGTGTTACTTGTGACCTACTGTGGCGTGCAGCTGGTgaaggaaagggagagacaACAAGCACTGCTGGACGATCCGGAGCCAGTGAAGCCAGTAGATGGGGGCAAAGAAAAAGCAGAATAA